DNA sequence from the Deltaproteobacteria bacterium RBG_16_64_85 genome:
CCTCGATGAGGAGGGCCGTCCCGATCAGCGACTCCTTGATCGACCGCGCGGAATCGAACACGGGCTCCTTGTCCTCCTGCATGTCGCGGTTGTAGGAAAGGGGGAGCCCCTTCATGAGGGTCAGGAGATTCATCAGGTTCCCGTAGGCGCGGCCCGCCTTTCCGCGGATCAGCTCCGGGACGTCGGGGTTCTTCTTCTGGGGCATGATGCTGCTCCCCGTGCACATCGCCTCCGGAAGAGACAGGAAGCCGAACTCGGAGGAGGACCAGTAGACCATTTCCTCGGAGAGGCGGGACAGGTGCATCATCGTCACCGCGCACGCGAACAGGAATTCGGCTGCGAAATCGCGGTCCGAGACCGCGTCGATGCTGTTCTCGCACACTCCCTCCATCCCGAGCTCCCTGGCCACGGACTCGCGGTCCAGCGGGAACGTGGTGCCGGCCAGGGCACCCGCCCCGAGGGGCGATACGTTCGCGCGGCGGCGCGTTTCCCGGAACCGTTCCTCGTCTCGCGAAAACATCTCGTGATACGCCAGGAGGTGGTGGGAAAAGAGGACCGGCTGGGCCCGCTGCATGTGGGTGTAGCCGGGCATCACGACGCCGTAGCACTCTTCGGCGCGTTGCAGGATCCGCTCCCGGACCTTGTCGATCCGCGTGAGAATCTCGTCGATCTCGTCCCGGAGATAGAGCCGCAGGTCCAGCGCGACCTGGTCGTTGCGGCTCCTTCCGGTGTGGAGCTTGCCGCCGATCTTCCCCACTTTCCGGATCAGACGCTGCTCCACCGCCATGTGGATGTCTTCCTGGGAAAGATCGAAGGAGATCTTCCCCGACTCGATCTCCCGCCGGATATCGGCCAGCGCCGCGACGATCCGGTCCGCCTCCGCCCTCGGGATGATCTTCTGCCTGCCCAGCATCCGGGCGTGGGCGATGCTCCCGGCGATGTCCTGCCGGTAGAGCAGGATGTCGAACGGGATCGAGGCGGTGAACTCCTCGACGAACCGGTCGGTCCCGTCGGCGAACCGCCCTCCCCAGGCCTTTTTCTTCGCCATCTCCGTCAACCCTTCCCGCTCTTGAGCATCGAGCGGATCTTGAGGCGCAGCGCGTTGATTTTAATGAAGCCGGTGGCGTCCGCCTGGTTAAAGACCGTCTCCTTCTCGAAGGTGGCGAAATCGGTCCGGTAGAGAGACACCGGGCTCTTCCGGCCGGCGACGGTGCAGTTCCCCTTGTACAGCTTGAGCCGGGCCGTTCCGATCACGTTCTCCTGCGTCTTCTCGATCATCGACCGGAGCAGCTCCATCTCCGGCGAATACCAGTATCCGTAGTAGATCAGCTCCGCGAATTTCGGAATCAGCGAATCCCGCAGGTGCATGACCTCCCGGTCGAGGGTGATCGACTCGACCGCCCGGTGCGCGGCGTAGAGGACCGTTCCGCCCGGCGTTTCGTATACCCCGCGCGACTTCATCCCCACGTAGCGGTTTTCCACCAGGTCCACCCGCCCGATCCCGTGGATCCCGCCGATCCGGTTCAGATGCGCCAGCAGCTTCGCGGGCCCCATTTTCTTCCCGTCGACCGCCGTAGGGACCCCCCGGACGAAGTCCACCTCCACGTAGACGGGCTTGCCGGGCGCCTTCTCGGGGGACCGGGTGAGGACGTACATGTCCTCGGGCGGCTCCGCCCATGGGTCTTCGAGGATCCCCCCCTCGAAACTGATGTGCATCAGGTTCCGGTCGCTGGAGTACGGCTTCTTCGCGGTGACCGGCGTCGGGATGCCGTGCTTCTTCGCATAGTTCACGAGGTCCGTGCGGGAGGAAAACTCCCATTCCCGCCAGGGCACGATCACGCGGATGCCCGGCAGGAGGGCGTAATAGGTGAGCTCGAACCGAACCTGGTCGTTCCCCTTGCCGGTGGCGCCGTGGGAAACGGCGTCGGCTTTCTCCTTCCGGACC
Encoded proteins:
- a CDS encoding argininosuccinate synthase produces the protein MEKVKKVVLAYSGGLDTSVILRWLVETYDCEVIAFVADLGQGEELGPVRAKAKKTGASKVYVEDVKDEFVRDFIFPALKANAVYEGSYLLGTSVARPLIAKKQIEVVRKEKADAVSHGATGKGNDQVRFELTYYALLPGIRVIVPWREWEFSSRTDLVNYAKKHGIPTPVTAKKPYSSDRNLMHISFEGGILEDPWAEPPEDMYVLTRSPEKAPGKPVYVEVDFVRGVPTAVDGKKMGPAKLLAHLNRIGGIHGIGRVDLVENRYVGMKSRGVYETPGGTVLYAAHRAVESITLDREVMHLRDSLIPKFAELIYYGYWYSPEMELLRSMIEKTQENVIGTARLKLYKGNCTVAGRKSPVSLYRTDFATFEKETVFNQADATGFIKINALRLKIRSMLKSGKG
- a CDS encoding argininosuccinate lyase, translated to MAKKKAWGGRFADGTDRFVEEFTASIPFDILLYRQDIAGSIAHARMLGRQKIIPRAEADRIVAALADIRREIESGKISFDLSQEDIHMAVEQRLIRKVGKIGGKLHTGRSRNDQVALDLRLYLRDEIDEILTRIDKVRERILQRAEECYGVVMPGYTHMQRAQPVLFSHHLLAYHEMFSRDEERFRETRRRANVSPLGAGALAGTTFPLDRESVARELGMEGVCENSIDAVSDRDFAAEFLFACAVTMMHLSRLSEEMVYWSSSEFGFLSLPEAMCTGSSIMPQKKNPDVPELIRGKAGRAYGNLMNLLTLMKGLPLSYNRDMQEDKEPVFDSARSIKESLIGTALLIEGMAVNEERMRAACDDGFLTATDLADYLARKGVPFRKAHEITGRIVRYCEENGKRLKDLSLKELRSFHGRIGEDVRDAISLSRSVRLRNTRGGTGPELVRRRLEELKKK